The uncultured Desulfuromonas sp. genome has a segment encoding these proteins:
- a CDS encoding ComEA family DNA-binding protein, whose protein sequence is MFHVFKTTLLAFAFCLMMVIPSLASEAVNINTATVEQLQAIKGIGQKTAEKIVAYRTSHGTYSSVDQLCNIKGIGKASLAKMGDQICVQ, encoded by the coding sequence ATGTTCCACGTGTTCAAAACCACCCTGTTGGCCTTTGCGTTTTGTCTGATGATGGTCATTCCGTCCCTGGCCAGTGAAGCCGTTAATATTAACACAGCAACGGTTGAACAGTTACAGGCCATCAAAGGTATTGGCCAAAAAACCGCAGAAAAAATTGTCGCCTATCGCACCAGTCACGGCACCTATTCCTCAGTGGATCAACTTTGCAACATCAAGGGGATCGGCAAAGCCTCACTGGCTAAAATGGGCGATCAGATCTGCGTCCAATAA
- a CDS encoding M42 family metallopeptidase: protein MEQQHYDLLKEMSQTPSPSGFEQPIQRVIRRVQTSVADEVRTDVMGNVISRLDGQGDNRPKVMLAGHCDEIGFMIKYIDEEGFIYFAPIGGVDAHLVPGQRVHIHSANGPILGVVGKKPIHLMDPKDRETVVKFKDQFIDIGCANQEAALELVAIGDPMTFVPSMERLQGELVTSRAFDDKMGAFIVTRVLQEVKQRGTAPADLYSVTTVQEEIGLRGASASVYGVNPDVGIAVDVGFSSDFPGLNKTELGDLRVGGGPIIARGANINPVLFDLLVSTAKEEGIPYQVVGMPRATGTDANVMQLSRGGIAAALISVPLRYMHSPVEVLSLEDLEATIALLAAVIYKIDNAQMFIPQ from the coding sequence ATGGAACAGCAGCATTACGATTTACTCAAGGAGATGTCGCAAACCCCGAGTCCATCCGGCTTTGAACAGCCGATTCAGCGGGTTATCCGCCGTGTCCAGACCAGTGTGGCGGATGAAGTGCGCACCGATGTGATGGGCAATGTGATCTCCCGACTCGATGGTCAGGGCGACAACAGACCCAAGGTGATGCTGGCCGGTCACTGTGACGAGATCGGCTTCATGATCAAGTACATTGACGAAGAGGGCTTCATCTACTTTGCCCCCATTGGTGGGGTGGATGCCCACCTGGTGCCGGGGCAGCGGGTGCATATCCACAGCGCCAATGGTCCGATTCTCGGCGTGGTCGGTAAAAAACCGATCCACCTCATGGATCCCAAAGACCGCGAGACCGTGGTCAAATTCAAAGATCAATTCATTGATATCGGCTGTGCCAATCAGGAGGCGGCTCTGGAGCTGGTGGCCATCGGTGATCCGATGACCTTTGTTCCCAGCATGGAGCGTTTGCAGGGCGAGCTGGTCACCTCGCGCGCGTTTGACGATAAGATGGGCGCGTTTATCGTCACTCGGGTGTTGCAGGAGGTGAAACAGCGGGGAACCGCTCCGGCGGATCTCTACAGCGTGACGACGGTGCAGGAGGAGATCGGCCTGCGCGGAGCGTCCGCCAGTGTTTACGGGGTGAATCCCGATGTCGGTATTGCCGTGGATGTTGGTTTCTCCAGCGATTTTCCCGGACTCAATAAAACGGAACTCGGCGATTTGCGCGTCGGTGGCGGCCCGATCATCGCCCGCGGTGCCAATATCAATCCGGTACTGTTCGATCTGCTGGTGAGCACGGCGAAAGAAGAGGGGATCCCCTATCAGGTTGTGGGGATGCCGCGTGCCACCGGTACCGACGCCAATGTGATGCAGCTCAGTCGCGGCGGCATTGCCGCGGCGCTGATCAGTGTGCCGCTACGCTATATGCACTCTCCGGTCGAGGTGTTGTCTCTGGAGGATCTGGAGGCGACCATTGCTTTGCTGGCTGCTGTGATCTACAAAATTGACAATGCGCAGATGTTCATTCCGCAATAA
- the guaA gene encoding glutamine-hydrolyzing GMP synthase, with translation MADLHSEKILILDFGSQYTQLIARRVREAHVYCELHPFDMDLEAIRAFEPNGIILSGGPKSVYDEGAPAVEEALFELGVPVLGICYGMQLLNRHFGGHVVPAGKREYGHADLLSQGQPGPLFDGFFVEGKSPVWMSHGDHVEHVAEGFEVVGATDNAPVCAIQNVARNLYGVQFHPEVNHTPRGEVLIDTFVRKICGCNGQWTPGQIIEDAVARIREQVGTDQVILGLSGGVDSSVAAALIHRAIGDQLTCVFVDNGLLRLNEGDQVMSTFAENLGVKVIRVDAEDRFLAALAGETDPEKKRKIIGGLFVDIFEEESNKLTDAKWLAQGTIYPDVIESAGAKTGKAHNIKSHHNVGGLPDYMKLQLLEPLRELFKDEVRTVGEELGLPHQMVWRHPFPGPGLGVRILGEIKKEYADILRQADAIYIEELYRSGHYEKISQAFAVFLPVKSVGVMGDGRTYEYVVALRAVETKDFMTAGWYPMPYADLARISSRIINEVKGINRVTYDISSKPPATIEWE, from the coding sequence ATGGCCGACCTGCATAGCGAAAAAATTCTCATTCTCGATTTTGGTTCCCAATACACCCAACTGATTGCCCGGCGTGTGCGTGAAGCCCATGTCTATTGCGAACTCCATCCGTTTGATATGGATCTTGAGGCGATTCGCGCCTTTGAACCTAACGGCATTATTCTGTCCGGTGGTCCCAAGTCCGTGTACGACGAGGGCGCACCTGCCGTCGAGGAAGCGCTGTTTGAACTGGGGGTTCCGGTGCTGGGGATTTGCTACGGCATGCAACTGCTCAATCGCCATTTTGGTGGCCATGTCGTCCCGGCCGGCAAGCGCGAATACGGTCATGCCGACCTGCTCAGTCAGGGGCAGCCCGGGCCGCTGTTTGACGGTTTTTTTGTCGAGGGCAAAAGCCCGGTGTGGATGAGCCATGGCGACCATGTCGAGCACGTGGCCGAGGGCTTCGAAGTCGTCGGTGCCACCGACAATGCGCCGGTATGCGCCATCCAGAACGTGGCACGTAACCTCTATGGCGTGCAGTTCCATCCCGAGGTTAACCATACGCCGCGTGGTGAGGTGCTGATTGATACCTTTGTCCGCAAGATCTGCGGGTGCAACGGTCAGTGGACGCCGGGCCAGATTATCGAAGATGCCGTCGCGCGCATTCGTGAACAGGTGGGCACGGATCAGGTGATTCTTGGTCTGTCCGGCGGGGTGGACTCGTCCGTGGCTGCCGCGTTGATCCACCGCGCCATCGGTGATCAACTGACGTGCGTGTTTGTTGATAACGGCCTGCTGCGTCTCAACGAAGGCGATCAGGTGATGAGCACCTTTGCTGAAAATCTCGGTGTTAAGGTGATTCGGGTCGATGCTGAAGATCGTTTCCTTGCCGCTTTGGCCGGTGAAACCGACCCGGAGAAAAAGCGCAAGATTATCGGCGGTTTGTTCGTTGATATTTTTGAAGAAGAGTCCAATAAACTGACTGATGCCAAATGGCTGGCTCAAGGCACCATCTATCCCGACGTTATCGAGTCCGCCGGTGCCAAGACCGGTAAGGCGCACAACATCAAGAGTCATCATAATGTCGGTGGCCTGCCCGATTACATGAAGCTGCAACTGCTCGAACCCTTGCGCGAGCTGTTCAAGGATGAAGTGCGCACCGTTGGTGAGGAACTTGGCCTGCCACATCAGATGGTATGGCGCCATCCGTTTCCCGGCCCCGGTTTGGGCGTACGTATTCTCGGCGAAATCAAAAAGGAATATGCCGACATTCTGCGTCAAGCCGACGCGATTTATATTGAAGAGTTGTACCGCAGCGGCCACTACGAAAAGATCAGTCAGGCGTTTGCCGTGTTCCTGCCGGTCAAGAGTGTCGGCGTCATGGGCGATGGTCGCACCTACGAATATGTCGTGGCCTTGCGTGCCGTGGAAACCAAAGACTTTATGACCGCCGGCTGGTATCCCATGCCGTATGCGGACCTGGCTCGCATCAGCAGCCGGATTATCAACGAGGTCAAAGGGATCAACCGGGTGACCTACGATATCTCCAGCAAACCACCGGCGACCATTGAGTGGGAATAG
- the gmhB gene encoding D-glycero-beta-D-manno-heptose 1,7-bisphosphate 7-phosphatase, producing the protein MLKKKTPAVFLDRDGTINVERDYLYRPEDFCFIDGAETAIRQLNDAGFVVVVVTNQSGVARGYYREEDVEILHDYLSHQLAKVGAHIDGYYYCPHHPQSGQAPYVQECECRKGKPGMLLQAARDLDIDLSRSWMVGDKKADVDAGLAAGCRPILVRTGHGESQCDTIDSDQVPVCADLSAAVAFILSNCLDQ; encoded by the coding sequence ATGTTGAAGAAGAAAACGCCCGCCGTTTTTCTCGATCGTGACGGCACCATCAATGTAGAGCGGGACTATTTGTACCGTCCTGAGGACTTTTGTTTTATCGACGGTGCCGAAACAGCTATTCGTCAACTGAATGACGCCGGATTTGTGGTCGTTGTCGTGACTAACCAATCCGGCGTTGCCCGCGGTTATTATCGTGAGGAAGATGTTGAGATTCTTCATGATTACCTTTCGCATCAACTGGCCAAGGTTGGCGCGCATATCGATGGGTATTACTATTGCCCCCATCATCCGCAGTCGGGCCAGGCTCCTTATGTTCAGGAGTGCGAGTGTCGTAAAGGCAAGCCGGGCATGTTGTTGCAGGCCGCCCGTGACCTCGACATTGATCTGTCACGCTCATGGATGGTGGGTGATAAAAAGGCCGATGTTGATGCCGGCCTGGCTGCCGGATGTCGGCCGATTCTTGTGCGTACCGGCCATGGTGAAAGCCAGTGTGACACGATTGATAGCGATCAGGTTCCGGTGTGCGCTGATCTGAGTGCCGCTGTGGCGTTTATTTTATCTAACTGCCTGGACCAGTGA
- the miaB gene encoding tRNA (N6-isopentenyl adenosine(37)-C2)-methylthiotransferase MiaB: MSKSFYLETFGCQMNVVDSEWIVNLLGQIDYHPVATPQEADLILLNTCSVRDKAERKVYGHLSHFKPLKDQRPELILAVGGCVAQQEGQQLLKKVPYLDIVFGTHNVHKLPELIFAVEQGHGRQCETTHYEGAKRLEQFPQRADENSISRFVTIMQGCDNFCSYCVVPYVRGREVSRPSRDILAEVQDLVAQGVREVTLLGQNVNSYGQKGSGDMSFAELLTRVHDIDGLKRIRFTSSHPKDLSDELIACFASLDKLCKHMHLALQSGSNRILDLMNRGYSREQYLERVARLKQACPEIRMTTDLIVGFPGEQEADFEQTLDMLEQVRFADAYSFLYSRRPQTKALEMEDPVPAQEKQRWFERMLTRQQTISGEIWQQDRGTVQSVLVEGVSRQGQGQVFGRSQWNRIVNFDGAESLIGQQVAVRIEECLRNSHRGVLVESL, from the coding sequence ATGTCAAAATCATTCTATCTCGAAACCTTTGGTTGCCAGATGAACGTTGTCGATTCCGAGTGGATCGTCAATTTGCTCGGCCAGATCGATTACCACCCTGTGGCAACGCCTCAAGAGGCGGACCTGATTCTCCTCAACACCTGTTCGGTGCGTGATAAAGCCGAGCGTAAAGTCTATGGACACCTGAGCCATTTCAAGCCGCTTAAAGATCAGCGGCCTGAGCTGATTCTCGCTGTCGGTGGTTGTGTCGCCCAGCAGGAAGGGCAGCAACTGCTTAAGAAAGTCCCCTATCTCGATATCGTTTTCGGCACCCACAATGTGCATAAATTGCCGGAGCTGATTTTCGCGGTGGAGCAGGGGCATGGCCGTCAGTGCGAAACCACCCATTACGAAGGCGCCAAGCGTCTGGAGCAGTTTCCCCAGCGCGCCGATGAAAATTCGATTTCCCGCTTTGTCACCATCATGCAGGGTTGCGATAATTTTTGCTCCTACTGTGTGGTGCCCTATGTGCGCGGTCGCGAGGTGAGTCGCCCCAGCCGTGACATCCTTGCTGAAGTTCAGGACCTTGTCGCTCAGGGCGTCCGTGAGGTGACGCTGCTGGGACAGAATGTCAATTCCTATGGCCAGAAGGGCAGCGGCGACATGAGCTTTGCCGAACTGCTCACCCGGGTGCATGACATTGACGGCCTCAAACGGATCCGTTTCACCTCCTCCCATCCCAAAGATTTGAGCGACGAATTGATCGCCTGTTTCGCTTCTTTAGATAAATTGTGCAAGCATATGCACCTGGCACTGCAAAGCGGTTCCAATCGGATTCTCGATCTGATGAACCGTGGTTACAGCCGCGAACAGTATCTGGAGCGGGTGGCACGCCTCAAACAGGCCTGCCCGGAAATCCGTATGACCACGGATCTGATTGTCGGCTTTCCCGGTGAGCAGGAAGCGGATTTTGAACAGACCCTCGACATGTTGGAGCAGGTGCGCTTTGCCGATGCCTATTCGTTCCTGTATTCACGGCGGCCTCAAACCAAGGCCCTCGAGATGGAAGATCCGGTTCCGGCACAGGAGAAACAGCGCTGGTTTGAACGGATGCTGACACGACAACAGACGATCAGTGGCGAGATCTGGCAACAGGATCGTGGTACCGTCCAGTCGGTACTGGTCGAAGGTGTCAGTCGCCAGGGCCAGGGCCAGGTTTTTGGCCGCAGCCAGTGGAACCGGATTGTCAATTTTGACGGAGCGGAATCTCTCATCGGTCAGCAAGTCGCTGTGCGCATTGAGGAATGTCTGCGCAATTCACACCGTGGGGTTCTGGTCGAATCTCTATAA
- the guaB gene encoding IMP dehydrogenase, whose amino-acid sequence MLDPELREGLTFDDVLLVPAHSQVLPKEVDLSTKLTECISLNIPLMSAAMDTVTEARTAICMAREGGIGVIHKNMSPQEQALEVDQVKKSESGMIVDPITMEPKQKIYEALQLMEQYRISGVPITENGRLVGILTNRDLRFETQLDQPIENVMTKDHLVTVPPGTTLEEAKFHLHKHRIEKLLVVDDEYALKGLITIKDIEKVRKYPMACKDEFGRLRAAAAVGVGGDCYERLEQLVRAGVDAVVVDTAHGHSQGVLDSVVEIKRTYPNLQMIAGNIATAEAAEALIKAGVDAVKVGIGPGSICTTRVVAGVGVPQITAIADVARITQKAGIPLIADGGIKYSGELPKAITAGADVIMIGSLFAGTEESPGETILYQGRTYKSYRGMGSLGAMKKGSKDRYFQGDVDSDVKLVPEGIEGRVPFRGTLSANVHQLLGGLRAGMGYTGCRSLKELQQNAHFIRITNAGLRESHVHDVNITHEAPNYRIERPS is encoded by the coding sequence ATGCTCGACCCTGAATTACGGGAAGGACTCACCTTTGATGATGTTCTTCTGGTCCCTGCTCATTCCCAGGTGTTGCCGAAAGAAGTGGATCTGTCGACTAAACTGACTGAATGCATTTCGTTGAATATTCCGCTGATGTCGGCGGCGATGGATACCGTGACCGAAGCGCGTACCGCCATCTGCATGGCACGCGAAGGGGGGATCGGCGTTATCCACAAAAACATGTCGCCCCAGGAGCAGGCGTTGGAGGTCGATCAGGTCAAGAAATCGGAAAGCGGCATGATCGTCGATCCGATCACCATGGAGCCGAAGCAGAAAATTTATGAAGCTCTGCAGCTGATGGAACAGTATCGGATCTCCGGGGTGCCGATTACGGAAAATGGCCGTCTGGTGGGGATTCTGACGAATCGCGATCTGCGCTTTGAAACCCAGCTCGATCAGCCGATCGAAAATGTCATGACCAAGGACCATCTGGTCACCGTCCCTCCCGGAACCACCCTTGAAGAAGCCAAATTTCACCTGCATAAGCACCGCATTGAAAAGCTTTTGGTTGTCGATGACGAGTATGCCCTTAAGGGGTTGATCACCATCAAGGATATCGAAAAGGTACGCAAATACCCGATGGCCTGTAAAGACGAGTTCGGTCGTTTACGCGCCGCAGCGGCTGTCGGCGTCGGCGGTGACTGCTATGAGCGTCTCGAACAATTGGTCCGTGCCGGAGTGGACGCTGTGGTGGTCGACACCGCCCATGGCCATTCTCAAGGGGTGCTTGACTCCGTGGTGGAGATCAAACGAACCTATCCCAACTTGCAGATGATCGCCGGCAATATTGCCACGGCGGAAGCCGCAGAAGCGCTGATCAAGGCCGGTGTTGATGCGGTCAAGGTCGGCATCGGTCCCGGTTCCATCTGTACCACCCGCGTCGTTGCCGGGGTAGGTGTGCCGCAGATTACGGCTATTGCCGATGTCGCGCGGATTACCCAGAAGGCGGGCATTCCACTCATCGCCGATGGCGGCATCAAGTATTCCGGTGAACTGCCCAAAGCGATTACGGCCGGAGCCGATGTGATCATGATTGGTTCGCTGTTTGCCGGAACTGAGGAATCCCCCGGTGAAACTATCCTCTATCAGGGACGTACCTACAAATCCTATCGCGGTATGGGCAGCCTGGGTGCCATGAAAAAGGGCAGTAAAGATCGTTATTTTCAGGGCGATGTCGACAGTGATGTCAAACTGGTCCCTGAGGGCATCGAAGGGCGCGTGCCGTTCCGTGGTACATTGTCGGCCAATGTCCATCAACTGCTCGGCGGCCTGCGTGCCGGCATGGGCTATACCGGCTGTCGTAGCTTGAAAGAGCTGCAGCAGAATGCCCACTTTATCCGTATCACCAATGCCGGGCTGCGTGAGTCCCATGTCCACGATGTCAATATCACCCACGAAGCACCGAACTACCGGATTGAACGCCCCAGCTAG
- a CDS encoding M48 family metalloprotease has product MMIRLRLDWLLVGLCAVVLTACVPQLATSPWSTTAPLTPDLLIRSGDAAAQRLIQEHGGRFVDETVQTYLNTLVDRVSQSCAFDDISWRLIVVNDDACDLIAVPGGTLLVYRGLLERINDETQLAALLSHAMAHLKAGHEVQGALNADVLRGKVDPLPGADDAGVRGQPLADFLVNQIYTPGEESAAHQLFFERDVTRIAPGAACGWSARHPGKPLGVTRPGGWALEDDAVRFADMHAVVVHLAAGYDVFEQAQQLERQDKLPQAISLYLQAATQASDQGLILTGIGLAYLQVGEVNSAYHYLQRAVRLDGHYYRSRLGLGYVFSQQGKLSEAEEQLNRSRTLLPTLQGHYLLADLYARQDNWSDAEVLYRQVMAADPQGTLGKAARRALKDRAAQ; this is encoded by the coding sequence ATGATGATAAGACTCAGACTCGATTGGCTGCTGGTTGGGCTGTGCGCGGTAGTGCTTACCGCCTGCGTGCCGCAATTGGCGACGTCTCCCTGGTCTACCACGGCCCCCCTCACGCCGGATCTGCTTATTCGCTCTGGTGATGCCGCGGCGCAACGGCTGATTCAGGAGCACGGTGGTCGCTTTGTCGATGAGACGGTCCAAACCTACCTGAATACGCTGGTTGACCGCGTCAGTCAAAGCTGTGCGTTCGATGATATCTCCTGGCGGTTGATCGTCGTCAATGATGATGCGTGTGATCTGATCGCTGTCCCGGGCGGCACGCTGTTGGTTTATCGCGGTTTGCTCGAACGGATCAATGATGAAACACAACTGGCGGCGCTGCTCAGTCATGCCATGGCTCACCTCAAGGCCGGCCATGAGGTGCAGGGGGCATTAAACGCGGATGTCTTGCGAGGCAAGGTTGATCCTTTGCCCGGGGCTGACGATGCTGGTGTGCGGGGTCAGCCGTTGGCTGATTTTTTAGTCAATCAGATCTATACGCCCGGTGAGGAGAGTGCGGCCCACCAGCTTTTTTTCGAGAGGGATGTCACGCGCATCGCGCCGGGTGCCGCTTGTGGCTGGTCGGCGCGCCATCCCGGAAAGCCACTTGGCGTGACCCGCCCTGGCGGTTGGGCGCTGGAGGATGATGCGGTGCGTTTTGCCGATATGCATGCTGTGGTCGTTCATCTCGCTGCAGGGTATGACGTTTTTGAACAGGCGCAGCAACTGGAACGTCAAGACAAGTTGCCACAGGCGATCTCTCTGTATTTGCAGGCGGCAACCCAAGCAAGCGATCAGGGGCTGATCCTCACCGGAATTGGGCTGGCCTATCTGCAGGTTGGCGAAGTAAACAGTGCCTATCATTATTTGCAACGGGCGGTACGTCTCGATGGGCACTACTATCGCAGCCGGTTGGGCTTGGGCTATGTCTTTTCACAGCAGGGGAAACTCTCTGAGGCCGAAGAGCAACTGAATCGCAGTCGCACCTTGCTGCCGACTCTGCAGGGCCACTATCTGCTTGCCGATCTGTATGCCCGTCAGGACAACTGGAGTGACGCCGAGGTGTTGTACCGGCAGGTGATGGCTGCCGATCCTCAGGGCACGTTGGGCAAAGCGGCACGCCGAGCATTAAAAGATAGAGCGGCGCAATAA